The Pseudonocardia sp. HH130630-07 DNA window GCGCCCTCGTCGTCGGTGTAGTCGTGGACCGACTTGCGGAAGGCGGGCTTGGCCTCGGACAGCTCGATCCGGTCCTGCGGGCGCTTGGGGCCCGCGATCGACGGGACGACCGTCGACAGGTCCAGCTCCAGGGTCTCGGAGAACACCGGCTCGTGGGCCGGGTCGTGCCAGAGCCCCTGCTCCTTGGCGTAGGCCTCGACCAGCGCGATCTGCTCGGCCGAACGGCCGGTCAGCTTCAGGTAGCGCACGGTCTCGGCGTCGATCGGGAAGATCGCCGCGGTGGAGCCGAACTCGGGGCTCATGTTGCCGATGGTGGCGCGGTTGGCCAGCGGGACCGAGCCGACGCCCTCGCCGTAGAACTCGACGAACTTGCCGACCACACCCTGGCGCCGCAGCATCTCGGTGATCGTGAGCACCACGTCGGTGGCGGTCACACCGGTCGGGATCTCCCCGGTGAGCTTGAAGCCCAGCACCTGGGGGATGAGCATCGACACCGGCTGGCCGAGCATCGCGGCCTCGGCCTCGATGCCGCCGACGCCCCAGCCGAGGACACCGATGCCGTTGACCATGGTGGTGTGCGAGTCGGTGCCCACCAGGGTGTCCGGGTACGCCTGCCCGCCCCGGGGCATGACGACGCGGGCCAGGTTCTCGATGTTGACCTGGTGCACGATGCCGGTACCGGGCGGGACGACCTTGAACTCGTCGAACGCTCCCTGGCCCCAGCGCAGGAACTGGTAGCGCTCCTTGTTGCGGCCGTACTCGAACTCGATGTTCTTCTCGAACGCGTCGGCGGTCCCGAAGAAGTCGATCATCACCGAGTGGTCGATCACCAGCTCGGCGGGGGCGAGCGGGTTGACCTTCGCCGGGTCGCCGCCCATCTCGGTGACGGCCTCGCGCATCGTCGCTAGGTCGACGACGCAGGGGACACCGGTGAAGTCCTGCATGATCACCCGGGCCGGGGTGAACTGGATCTCGGTGTCGGGCTTGGCGGTCGGGTCCCAGCCGGCGAGCGCGGTGATGTGGTCGGCGGTGACGTTCGCGCCGTCCTCGGTGCGGAGCAGGTTCTCCAGGAGGACCTTGAGGCTGAACGGCAGGCGCTCCGAGCCCTCCACCGCGGAGAGCCGGAAGATCTCGTAACCCGTGCCCCCGACGTCGAGCTGTCCTCTGGCGCCGAAGCTGTCGGTGCTGGCCACTTGGTGGTCCTCCCGTGGTGGTGGGCGTGTCCGGAGTCCGGTGCGGTGAGCGTCCTGCCGGGTGGTGCTTCTCCGGGTGCTCACCAGCGTCGTGCGGGAGTCTCGCGCACCGCGTCCGGCGCGGCAGTGCGGACCCTCGTGGCGCAAATAGTACGCGTGTCCTATATGCGGCGCGACCCGGGTGTGGGCCGGCTGACGCGCTCGTGCGACACCCGCTCGTGTCCGGTGTGTCGGACGGTGCGAACGGGACGCGAGTGGCACAGTGCGGCAGATTTCCGTCCATTTCACCCGGGTCCGGAGGCCGTCCGATGCGTGTTCGTCGCCCGCTGGGCCTGGGTGTCGCCGTGCTGGCGGTGCTGCTCGCACTCCCCGGGGTCGGCGCCGCGGCCACCGCCGCTCCCGGGATCGCGGTGCGGGCCGCCGAGGTGCTCCCGGCGCAGCCGCCACCCCCGCCGCCCAACCCCGGTGACGACGAGCTGGACCGCAGCCGGCAGACCGTGCAGGAACGCTCGGCCGAGGTCGGCCGGCTCACCGCCCGGCTCGCCGAGCTCGACGCGCAGGCCGAGCAGCTGCAGATTCAGGTCGCGGCCCGCAACGAGGAGGCACTCGAGGCACGCGACACCGCGGACGCGGCCGGACGCGAGGCCGAGGCCGCCGCCGCCCGTGCGCTCCAGGCACGCAGCGCCACCGAGCAGGCCGGTCGTGAGGTCGACGCCGCCCGGGCCCGGCTCGACGCGTTCGTCGGTGACGTCTACACCCACGGCCTGGATCTCGGCGCGCTCGGGCTGCTGTCCCGGGCGACGGACCCGCAGGACCTGATGGACCGCGCCCGGCTGACCGACGCGCTCAGCGAGGACCAGGCGGCCGTGCTGGAACAGCTGGAGCAGGCCCGGATCGCGCAGGCGAACGCCGACTCGCTGGCCCGTGCGGCCGAGGAGGAGGCGGCCCGCAGGCGGGAGTCGGCGGAGCAGGCGTCGGCCGCCGCGGACCAGGCGTTGCGCTCCGCAGCGGCGGCCGCCGACGAGCAGCGGGCCCGCCTCGACGGGGTGCAGGCCGAGCGGGCCGCGGTGCAGGCCCGGCTCGACGCCGCCGAGAACGCCGACTCGGGGCTCCGCGCCCAGCGGCAGCGGTTCGACGCCTGGCAGGCCGAGCAGGCCAGGTTGCAGGCCGAGGCCGACGCCCGGGCACGGGCGGAGGCCCGGTCCCGGGTCGCCAGGGAGGAGGCGCCGTCGGCCGGCCCGCTGCCCCGCCGGACCGGGTCCGGGGCCGTCGAGACTGCGATCGACCGGGCGATGGCCCAGATCGGCACCATCTACGCCTGGGGCGGCGGCAACTCCCGCGGCCCGACGAAGGGCATCCGCGACGGCGGCGTCGCCGACTCCCACGGCGACTACCGCAAGATCGGCTTCGACTGCTCGGGGCTCATGCTCTACGCGTTCGCCGGGGTCGGCATCGACCTGCCGCGCTACAGCGGGAACCAGGCGAACGCCGGGCAGCAGGTGCCGGTCTCGGAGATGCGCCGCGGCGACATGATCTCCTGGGCGGAGAACGGCCGGACCTACCACATCGCGATGTACCTGGGCGACGGGAAGATGATCGAGGCCCCGTACTCCGGCGCGAGCGTGAAGATCTCCCCGGTCCGTTACGCCGGGCTGGACAAGGTCACCCGGTTGCTCTGACCGGCGTCCTGCGCCGGGATCGCCCGGACGAAGTCGGGCGCCCGGCGCTCGGTGAACGCGCGGATCCCCTCCGCGACCTCCCGGCTGCCCGCCGCGTGCACCATCGTCGCCTGCTCGGCGGCGAGCTGTTCGCGCAGCCCGGTGTCGAAACTGTGGCGCAGCAGCCTGCGCTGCCCGCCGATCGCCCCCGACGGGCCGTCGGCGAGCCGGCGGGCGAGTGTCGCGGTCTCGTCCTCCAGCCGGTCGGCGGGGACCACCCGGGTGAGCAGCCCCCAGCCGAGCGCCTCGGCCGCGGTGAGCTTGCGGTGCAGCAGCAGCATCTCCTGGGCCCGGCGGAGCCCGACGAGCCGCGGGAGGAACCAGGTGAGCCCGCCGTCCGGGGTCAGCCCGAGCTTGCCGTGCCCGACGGTGAACACGGCGTCCTCGGCGGCGATCGCCACGTCGGCCGCATAGACCATGCCGAGCCCGCCACCGGCTGCGGCACCGTGCACCGCCGCCACCAGCGGGATCTCCAGGCCGGCCAGGCGGTCGAGGGCGGCGTGGTAGTCGTCGACCATCCGGCGCAGCACGCCGGGCAGCTGCCCGCCCGGCGTCGAGGCGAAGACCGTGATGTCCCCGCCGGCGGTGAACAGCGGTCCGTTCCCGCCCAGCACGACGACCCGGACGGACGGGTCCTCCGCGAGTCGGGTGGTGGCCTCCCGCAGGTCCCGGCACATGGCGGGATCGATGGCGTTGTTGCGGTCCGGCCGGTCGAGCCGGATCGTGGCGACCCCGTCCCGCACGGTGGTGCTGACGGTGGGCGTGGCTCCGTTCATGGTGTCGCTCCTGGGGTGTGGGCGGTGCCCGGCGGACGGCCGGACGCGTGGGCCGGGCCGGCGGTCAGGGCTCGGTGAGGACCGTGGCGGGCGTCTCGATCCCGTCGGCGACGGCCCGCAGGAAGCCGCCGGCGGTGTCGCCGTCGCAGACGCGGTGGTCGAAGACCAGCGAGAGCTGCGTGATGCGGCGGGGCACGACCGCGCCGTCGACGACCCAGGGACGGGGGAACATCCGGCCGACGCCCAGGATCGCGGCCTCGGGGTGGTTGATGATCGCTGCGCTGCCGTCGACGCCGAGCATCCCGTAGTTGTTGAGGGTGAACGAGCCCGACGTCAGGTCCCCGGGCGTGGCCGTGCCGGCCCGGGCCGCGGCGACGGCCCGGGTGATCGCGGTGTGCAGGCCGGCGAGGTCCATGGCGTGCGCACCGCGTATGGCGGGGACGAGCAGGCCGCGGCCGGTCTGGGGTGGCGACGCCGAGGTTGACCCCGTCGAGCTCCTGGATCTCCCGTGCCGCGGTGTCGACCCGGGCGTTGAGTTGCGGGTGCTCGGCCAGGGCGGCGAGCACGATGCGCGCCAGCAGTGCCAGCAGGCCCGGTGCCCCGTCGTCGACGCGGGTGCGCTCGCGGAGTTCCAGCAGGGCGGTCGCGTCGACGTCCACCCAGACGGTGGCCTCGGGGATCTCGGACCGGCTGCGCGAGAGCGCTTCGGCCGCGGCGCCGCGGGCCCCTGCAACGGCACCCGGCGGCGGACGGCGAGCCCGGTGCGGCGGTCCGTCCCCGGATCCGTCCCGGTCCCGGCGGCGGCTTCGACGTCGCCCCGGGTGATCAGCCCCCCGGGCCCGGTCGCGGCGACGGCGCCGAGATCGACGCCGAGGTCCTGCGCGAGGCTCCGCACGGACGGGGACTGCACGGCCGGCCGGCCCGGCCCGGTCGTGGTGGCGACCGGTGCGCGCCGGCGTCGCGACGACGGTGGCGCCGAGGTGCCGTAGCCCACCAGGACGCTGCCGGACCCCTCCTGCTCCGCTCCGTCGGCGCCGTCCGCCCCGGAGCCGTCGTCGACCGAGACCAGCGCGGCCCCGACGGCCACGGTGCTGCCCTCGTCGGCGTGCAGCCCGGCGACGACCCCGGCGAACGGGGACGGGACCTCGACCGTCGCCTTGGCCGTCTCGACCTCGGCCACCGGGGCGTCGACGGCGATCGTGTCGCCCGGTGCGACCAGCCAGCGGACGAGATCGGCCTCGGTCAGTCCCTCGCCCAGGTCGGGAAGGGCGAAGATCCGGGTGCTCACCGCGCGCCCGACGGCCACTGCAGGGTGTCCACCGCGTCGAGGACCCGGTCGACGCCGGGCAGGTGGAGCCGTTCGAGCGCCGGGGGAGGGTAGGGGACGTCGAAGCCGGTGACCCGCCGCACCGGAGCCTCGAGGCGGTGGAAACAGCGTTCGGTCACCCGGGCGGCGACCTCGGAGGCGACCGAGGCGAAGCCGGGCGCCTCCGCCACGACGACCGCCCGCCCGGTCCGGGCGACCTCGGCGCAGACGGTCTCGTCGTCGAAGGGGACGATCGACCGCAGATCGACGACACCGAGGTCGCGTCCCTCGGTGGCGGCCTGTGCGGCGGCCGCCAGCGCGACCGGCACCGAGGCGCCGTAGGCGATGAGCGTCGCGTCCCGCCCCGGCCGACGGACGACGGCGCGTCCGATCGGTGGCACGGGCACGCCGGTGTCGACCTCGGAGCGGCCGAAGTACAGCTTCTTCGGTTCGAGGAAGACGACCGGGTCCGGATGGTCGACGGCCGCCCGCAGCAGCCCGTAGGCGTCCGCGTTGGTCGCCGGGGCGACGACGGTCAGGCCGGGCGTGTGCGCGTAGTAGGCCTCCGAAGAATCGCAGTGGTGCTCGACCCCACCGATTCCGCCAGCCGAGGGAATGCGGATGACCAAGGGTAGCCGGGTGCGTCCGTGCGTACGGTTCCCCATTTTGGCCACGTGGCTGACGATTTGCTCGAAAGCCGGGAACGCAAACGCGTCGAACTGCATCTCGATGATCGGCTTCATGCCGTTCATCGCCATTCCGACCGCGGTGCCCACGATGCCCGATTCGGCGAGCGGGGTGTCGAAGCACCGGTGCTCGCCGAAATCCCGGGCGAGGCCGTCGGTCACCCGGAAGACCCCGCCCAGCGGGCCGACGTCCTCACCGAAGACGACCACCGCGTCGTCGGCGGTCATCGCGTCGCGCAGGGCGGCGTTGATCGCCTGGGCCATCGTCATCGTGGCCGGTCCGGTGGCCGTGTCCACCGGACCGGTGGTCGTGGTCGTCACGATGCCTCCTCGGCGGTCAGCTCGGCCCGCAGGAGCGCCCGCTGCTCGATCAGCTGGGTGGTGGGTACGGCGTAGACGTGTGCGAACAGGTCCTCCGGATCCGCCGGGACGGTCTCGGCGAAGCCGGCGCGGAGCCGGGTGGCCATTCGTTCGGCCTCGGCGTGCACCCGCTCCTCGTCGGCGTCGGCGAGCCGGCCGGTGCCGCGCAGCCGGTTGCGCAGCCGGGCCAGCGGGTCCCGGGCCAGCCACGTCTCGACCTCCTCGGCGCTGCGGTAGCGGCCGGGGTCGTCGGCGTTGGTGTGCGGGTCGAGGCGGTAGGTGTCGGCCTCGACGAGGGTCGGGCCGCCGCCGTCGCGGGCCCGCCGGACCGCCGCTCCGAGCACCGTCTCCAGCGCGGCGAGGTCGTTGCCGTCGACCAGGACGCCCGGCATGCCGTACCCGACGGCCTTCGCGGCGAGCGACGGTGCGACGCACTGGCGGTCCATCGGTACCGAGATCGCGTACTTGTTGTTCTGCACCAGGAAGACGACCGGCGCGGCGAACACCGCGGCGAAGTTGCACGCCTCGTGGAAGTCGCCCTCGCTGGTCGCTCCGTCCCCGCACAACGCGAGCACGACGGTGTCCTCGCCGCGCATCCGGGCGGCCTGGCCGACGCCGACCGCGTGCAGCAGGTGGGTGGCCAGCGGGGTCGCCTGCGGCGCCACCCGGTGCAGGCCGGGGTCGTAGCCGCAGTGCCGGTCACCGTGCATCAGGGTCAGCGTCTCGACCGGATCCACCCCGCGTGCCGCGACCGCGGCGGAGTCGCGGTAGGTGGGGAACAGCCAGTCCCGTGCGGCGAGCACCCGGGCGCCCACGACCTGGCACGCCTCCTGCCCGCGCGACGACGGGTACACCGCGAGCCGTCCCTGTCGGGCCAGCGCGCTCGCCTGCTCGTTGAACCGGCGGGCCAGTACGAGTCGCCGGTACCCGTCGAGCAGATCGTCGGGAGGTGGGAGTTCGGCACCGGGCGCGGGTGCACCCGACTCGTCGAGCAGTCGGACCATGGTCGGTTCGCGATCGATGTCGATCTTGTGCGTACGCACGGAGCGCTCCTCTGACGAGCTTCGATATATCTCCTCCAGCCTGGCGAAGAACTGTCGGCAGGGCCACCGGAAATGTAAATCCACTCCGGACGTCGGAGTGTGTGTCTGCTGGGTAGTCGACACTGAGGTGTTCTCAGTAGTGGTGGTCGTTCCGCTGCGACACGCCGAGGGAGTGGAGATGTCTAGGACATGGGGCAGGGCCCCGGTAGAGCAGTTGGTCGACCAAGATCAACGAACTCTCCGAGGCCCCGCATGTCCGATCCTGTCACCTACACCGCTGTCCTCCCGATCGGGGAGCACACCGTGGCCTACCTGGCTCGGCTTCTGGCCGCTCAACGCTGTCGCCGCGGTACCCGCCCCCGGCGGCGGGCGTTGACCCCGTTCGCCCAGGCAGTGCTGGTGATCCGCTGGTTCTGCGACGCCACCCGGGTCCGGCACCTGGCCCGCGACAACGCGATCAGTACCGCGACCACCTATCGCTACCTGCACGAAGGCATCGACGTCCTCGCCAGCGCCGCACCCGGGCTGCACGGTGCCCTGCTCGCCGCCCGCCTCGCCGGACACACCCACGTTCACCTGGACGGCACCCTGATCGCCACCGACCGCTGCCGCGCGCTCGGCCCCACCGCGGGGGTCGACCTGTGGTGGTCGGGTAAACACCACCGCCACGGCGGGAACGTCCAGGTCGTGTCCGCCCCGGATGGATGGCCGCTATGGACATCCCCGGGAAGACCCGGGCGCGAACACGACGTGACCTGTGCCCGAGCCCACCCCGGTCTGCTCGAAGACCTCGATCACTGGATCGATGATGACCACGCCGCGCTGGGCGATCTCGGCTACGAAGGTGAGGCCCACCGACTCACCGTGCCGATCAAACCCATCCCCGCCGGCGGCCGAACAGTCGATCAGCGCACCGTCAACAGCCTGCACTCAGCCACCCGAGCACTCGCCGAACGAGCAAACGCCCTGCTCAAGACCACCTTCGCAACGCTACAGCGAGTCACCCTCTGTCCCTGGCGCACCGGCGCGATCACCGCAGCCGCGCTCGTGTTACTCCACACCGAATACGACCGCACAACATGATCACCACGCTACTGAGAACACCTCACTGTGCCGGATCGTCGTCTATTTCATGCGACGGCCCTGTGGTAGGAACTGCTGGACAACCGATTGCGCGAATCCGGATGTGACGGGCGATGTGTCGTTGCGCAATCAAGGGAATCAGGTTCGCGATCGCCGGGCGTGGTGCGGCAGGCTCGGGAGGTGACCGTCCGGGACCGGGCCCTCGCCGTCGTCGTCGCGGTGCTGTGGGGCGCGAACTTCATCGCCATCGACGTCGGGCTCGAGTACTTCCCGCCGGTGTTCCTCGCCGGGGTGCGGATGCTCGTGCTCGCCGTGCCGACGCTGCTGCTCGTACCGCGCCCCAGGGTGCCGCTGCGCTGGCTGCTCGGCTTCGGGCTCGGTTTCGGGACGCTGCAGTTCCTCTTCCTGTTCCTCGGGATGTACGCCGGGATGCCGGCCGGGCTGGCGTCGCTGGTGCTGCAGGCGTCCGGGCCGTTCACCCTCGTGCTCGGCGCGCTGCTGCTGCGCGAGCGGGCCTCGCGGCGGCAGTGGCTCGGCGTGCTGGTCGCCGTCGCCGGACTGGCGACGATCGCGCTGGCCCGCGCGCAGTCGGCCCCGGTGCTGCCGGTGCTGCTGACCCTGCTCGGCGCCCTCTGCTGGGCGGCCGGCAACCTGTGCAGCAGGCTCGCCCAGCGCGACGGCACCGAGGTCAACCCGCTGCACCTGACGATGTGGATGACGGTCGTCCCGCCGGTCCCGCTGCTCGCGGCGTCCGCGGTGGTGGAGGGGCCCGCCACCGGCTGGGTGGCGCTCGGCGGTGCACTGGCCACGGCGGCGCTGCCCGCGCTCGGTGCGCTGGTGTACCTCTCGGTGGCGGCGACCGTGGTCGCGACCGGGATCTGGACCGCCCTGCTGCGCCGCTACCCGGCCGGGCTGGTCGCACCGCACTCGCTGCTGGTCCCGGTCGTCGGGATGAGCCTCGCCGTACTGGTGCTGGGGGAGCGGCCGTCGGCGGTCGAGCTGGCCGCCGGCGTGGTGGTGGTCGCCGGGGTGCTGACGGCCTCGGCCGGGGCTCGGGCCCCCGCCCGGCGGAACACCACCGCGGCACCGCACGTTGAAGCGACCGGAACCGACGAGAGGGAGGGACCGATGACCGAGACCGCCATCCTGGCCGGTGGATGTTTCTGGGGGGTGCAGGAGCTGCTCCGGCAACGCCCCGGTGTCGTCTCCACCCGGGTCGGCTACTCGGGCGACCCGAACACGCCGAACGCGACCTACCGCCGGCACGGCGACCACGCCGAGGCCGTGGAGATCGTGTTCGACCCCGAGCAGATCGGCTACCGGGAGATCCTGGAGTTCTTCTTCCAGATCCACGATCCGTCCACCAAGGACCGGCAGGGCAACGACATCGGGCGCAGCTACCGGTCGGTGATCTTCCACGACGGCGACGAGCAGCGGCGGACGGCGCTGGACACCATCGCCGACGTCGACGCCTCCGGCCTGTGGCCGGGCCGGGCGACGACCGACGTCGAGCCCGCCGGGGACTTCTGGGAGGCCGAGCCGGAACACCAGGACTACCTGCAGAAGTACCCCTACGGCTACACCTGCCACTTCCCGCGCCCGAACTGGGTGCTGCCGCGGCGCACGGCCGGGACGGCCTGAGCCGGCCGCTGGGCCGGCCGGGTGGCGTGGACCGCGTCACGCGTGATCTCGGTCCCGGGGGTATTTCCGAGCGCAACGAACCCGGGTAGTCGTCGGGGGTGGGTCCGCTCAGCGGTGCGGCCCCACCCCCGTCACGGTCCAGGAGGAACGATGCGCACTGCCGACGGCCCGGACCGGACCGGCCCGCGGGCGGTACCGGTCAGCGCCGCCGCCCTGCGATGTTCCGCCTCCCGCCGGGAGGACGTGCTCGCCGTCGTGCTGGGGCTGCTCGCGGTGCTGGGGCTGGTCTGCGCCTGGGGCGCCGGTGCGTCCGCACACGGCACCGTACTGGACCGGGGCGCCGCCGAGGCGGCCGAGCGCACGGCGGTCCCGGCCGTGGTGACCGGCCCGGTGGGCCCGGCCGGTGAGATGTACACCGGGCAGCAGACCCTCGCCGTCGAATGGACCGCACGCGACGGCACCCGGCAGACCGGGGCCACGTCGTTCCCGGGTCTCTACGGTGCCGGCGAACAGGTCACCGTCTGGCTGGACCGCGACGGCCGCCTCACCGTGGCGCCGGCGACCGCGTCGGACGCGATGACCGTCGCCGTCGGCGCCGGCTTCCTGACGAGCGTGGCGTGGGGTGTGCTTCTGGTGGTCCTCGGGCGGGCCGGCTTCCGGCGCACCGCCCTGCGCTACGCGCGGGCCTGGGAGCTGGACTGGGCCGCCGTCGAACCCCGCTGGTCCGGCCGCCGGACGACCTGAGGGCCGACCGGTAGGGTCGCGCGGCATGACCGGGATCGTCGTCCTGCACCACGCACTGGGCCGGACGGCCGGTGTGCTCGGCTTCGCCGAGGCCCTGACGGGGGCCGGTCACGAGGTGACCGTGCCGGACCTGTTCGCCGGCCGGACCTTCGGGTCCGTCGCCGACGGGGTGGCGCACGCCGCCTCGGTCGGTTCCGGGGTGCTGCTCGAGCGCGCGGAGTCCGTGCTCGCGACGCTCCCGCCGGAGCAGGTACTGCTCGGGTTCTCCCTCGGCGTCGTCCCCGCCCAGCAGCTCGCCGCGACCCGGCCCGGTGTCCTCGGGGCGGTGCTGTGCCACGCCTGCCTGCCCCCACCGGAGCCCGCCGGGTGGCCGGCCGGCGTCCCGGTGCGTGTGCACGCGGGCGACGCCGACCCCTACTTCGACGACGACGGGGACGCCGACGCCGCCCGCGCTCTGCTCGCCTCGGCGGCGGACGGCGCACTCGTCCGCTAACCGGGCGCCGGGCACCTGTTCGCCGAGCCCGCCGCACCCGAGTACGACCCGGTGGCCGCGGAGCTGCTCCGCGAGCGGGTCCTGGACTTCGTCCGCTCGACGGGCGGCTGAACCACCGGGCCGGGGTCAGACGGCGGCCGGAACCGGGTCGACGGTCCGCAGGCCGCGGTCGAACACGGCCATGACCTCGTCGACCAGCCCGACCAGCTCCGGTGCCCGCGGATCGGTCCCGTGGTCGCCCAGCCAGTGCTGCACGGCGACCCGCAGCCCGGTGACGGCGGCCGCCGCGGCGAGCGTCGGGAACAGGTCCCGGGCCGGGTCGATGCCGGTGCGGTCGACGACCGCGGCGGCCAGGGCCCGTTCCTGGGCGGCGAACGCGGCGAGCTGGTGGGCGACGACCGTGGGGTGCCCGCTCAGTGCCCGCAGCAGCCGGACCCGGTCGAGGTAGCCCGGGTCGGTGACGACGGCGCGCAGCGCGTGGCGCAGTGACTCGGCGACCGGCTCGCCGGACGGCCGGGTGGTGAACGCGGCGACGAGCGTGCTCGCGGCCGCCGCGTTCCCCGCGACGATCGCCTCCTCCTTCGAGGTGAAGTAGTTGAAGAAGGTGCGGGGGGCGACGTCGGCGGCGTCCGCGATCTGCTCGACGGTGACCTGGTCCAGACCGTGCTCGCTGCACAGCCGCAGCGCCGCGGCGGCGAGTGCGGCCCGGGTGGCGGCCTTCTTGCGCTCCCGCCGACCGGGCGGCTGCGGCTCACCCACGGTCGGCCCCCACGTTCGTCCGGGCTGGCGAGTCGATGACCGAGACGATCTCCGGACGCGCGGGACCGGGTGCCGGGGCCAGGTCGACGTCGAAACGCAGGCCCTGGTCCGGAACGGTCAGCCGGTGCGCGGCGGGCCGTCCGGCCCATCGGTACACCGTGGAGACGGTGCCGGTGGCGACGCAGATCCGGTAGTTGCCGCCGTCGTCGGCGCGGGTCCGGCCGAGCTCGCCGCCGTTCCGGTCGAGGACCGTGAGCACGGCGCCCGCGGCGGGGACGCCGTCGGCGCGGACCACGCCGTGCAGCATCGGCCCCGCCGGCGCCGCGGCACCGGCCGGTGCGGACGCGGCGGCGGCCGGGACCGGCGCCGTGGCCGCGGGGGCGGCTGCGCCCTCGTCCGGGGTGGGCTCCAGGTCCAGGGTGTCGCGCAGCGGACGCTCGCGCAGGAACAGGATCGCGATCAGCGCGAGCAGCCCCAGCGGGGCGGCGACCAGGAAGATCTCCGCGATGGCGTGCCCGTAGGAGTCCATCACGATCGAGCGCACCGGCTCGGGGATCTGTGCCAGGTTCGGCACCTGGCCGCCCTGGGTGGCGCCGCCGCCGTCGATACCGGCGTCGGCCAGCCCGGACGCGGTGCGGCTCGCCACCACCGAGGCCAGCAGCGCACCCAGCCCGGCGACACCGGCCGAGCCGCCGAGCGACCGGAAGAAGGTCACCGTGGAGCTGGCCGCGCCCATGTCCCGCATCGCGACCGTGTTCTGCACGGCGAGGACCAGGTTCTGCTGGGTCATGCCGACGCCGAGGCCGACCAGCCCCATCGCGACCGCGACCTGCCAGTAGGGCACGGTCGAGGAGATGACCAGAGCACCGACCGTGAGACCGGCGGTGAGCAGCGCGGCGCCGAGCACCAGGTACCGCTTCCAGCGCCCGTAGCGGCTGATCAGCTGTCCGGCGACGTTCGAGGCCAGGAACATACCGATGATCATCGGCAGGGTGAGGACACCGGCCTCGGTCGCCGTGGCGCCGCGGGCGAGCTGGAAGTACTGCGAGAGGAAGATCGTGGAGCCGAACATCGCGACGCCGACGAACAGGCTCGCGACGGTGGCGAGCACGAACGTGCGGTCCCGGAACAGGAACGGCGGCACGACCGGGTCCTTGACCCGCCGCTCGACGACGACCGCCAGCACCAGGGCCACGATCCCGCCGCCGATCAGCCCGAGCGAGGTCGGCGAGGACCAGGCGAACTGCTTGCCCCCGAGCGAGGTCCACAGCAGCAGCGCCGAGACGCCGGCGGCGATGAGGAAGGCACCGAGGTAGTCGATGGTGACCGAGTCACGGCGCTCGGTCGGCACGTTCAGCGTCCGCTGCAGGACCAGCAGCGAGATCGCCGCCAGCGGGACGCCGACGAAGAAGCACCAGCGCCAGCCGAGCGGCGAGTCGACGATGACGCCGCCGAGCAACGGCCCGCCGACGACCGCCACGGACATGATCGCCGACAGGTAGCCCATGTACCGGCCGCGCTCGCGCGGGGTGATGATCGCGGCGATGACGACCTGGGTGAGCGCCTGCAGCCCGCCCATCCCCAGCCCCTGCAGCACCCGGAAGCCGATGAGCTGCGACGTCGCCGTGGCCAGCCCGCACAGCAGCGAGCCGATCAGGAAGATGCCGATCGCCGACTGGACCAGGATCTTCTTGGAGT harbors:
- a CDS encoding MDR family MFS transporter, translated to MTSSTRSPEETAAHRRSVLLPLSGLLMALFVGVLSSTIVSNALPRILGDLGGTQAEYTWVVSASLLAMTASTPIWGKLADLYSKKILVQSAIGIFLIGSLLCGLATATSQLIGFRVLQGLGMGGLQALTQVVIAAIITPRERGRYMGYLSAIMSVAVVGGPLLGGVIVDSPLGWRWCFFVGVPLAAISLLVLQRTLNVPTERRDSVTIDYLGAFLIAAGVSALLLWTSLGGKQFAWSSPTSLGLIGGGIVALVLAVVVERRVKDPVVPPFLFRDRTFVLATVASLFVGVAMFGSTIFLSQYFQLARGATATEAGVLTLPMIIGMFLASNVAGQLISRYGRWKRYLVLGAALLTAGLTVGALVISSTVPYWQVAVAMGLVGLGVGMTQQNLVLAVQNTVAMRDMGAASSTVTFFRSLGGSAGVAGLGALLASVVASRTASGLADAGIDGGGATQGGQVPNLAQIPEPVRSIVMDSYGHAIAEIFLVAAPLGLLALIAILFLRERPLRDTLDLEPTPDEGAAAPAATAPVPAAAASAPAGAAAPAGPMLHGVVRADGVPAAGAVLTVLDRNGGELGRTRADDGGNYRICVATGTVSTVYRWAGRPAAHRLTVPDQGLRFDVDLAPAPGPARPEIVSVIDSPARTNVGADRG
- a CDS encoding dienelactone hydrolase family protein, which translates into the protein MTGIVVLHHALGRTAGVLGFAEALTGAGHEVTVPDLFAGRTFGSVADGVAHAASVGSGVLLERAESVLATLPPEQVLLGFSLGVVPAQQLAATRPGVLGAVLCHACLPPPEPAGWPAGVPVRVHAGDADPYFDDDGDADAARALLASAADGALVR
- a CDS encoding TetR/AcrR family transcriptional regulator — translated: MGEPQPPGRRERKKAATRAALAAAALRLCSEHGLDQVTVEQIADAADVAPRTFFNYFTSKEEAIVAGNAAAASTLVAAFTTRPSGEPVAESLRHALRAVVTDPGYLDRVRLLRALSGHPTVVAHQLAAFAAQERALAAAVVDRTGIDPARDLFPTLAAAAAVTGLRVAVQHWLGDHGTDPRAPELVGLVDEVMAVFDRGLRTVDPVPAAV